A single genomic interval of Nonomuraea rubra harbors:
- a CDS encoding LuxR C-terminal-related transcriptional regulator: MRIVIAEDAVVLRDGLCLLLTTRGHEVAAAVGDGDALVAAVAEHRPDVAVVDVRMPPTHTDEGLRAAIRVRRDRPGLGLLVFSQYIETRYAAELLAGGARGIGYLLKERVADVRDFLSALDRIAAGETVLDPEVVTQLMGASRRGDALALLTPREREVLAMMAQGRSNSAIAETLFLSYGSVEKHVTQIFTKLGLAPSDNDHRRVLAVLRYLQG; the protein is encoded by the coding sequence ATGCGCATCGTGATCGCCGAGGACGCCGTGGTGCTCCGCGACGGCCTGTGCCTGCTGCTCACCACGCGCGGCCACGAGGTGGCGGCCGCCGTGGGCGACGGTGACGCGCTGGTGGCGGCCGTGGCCGAGCACCGCCCCGACGTGGCGGTCGTGGACGTGCGCATGCCGCCCACCCACACCGACGAGGGGCTGCGGGCCGCGATCCGGGTCCGCCGCGACCGTCCAGGGCTGGGCCTGCTGGTGTTCTCGCAGTACATCGAGACCCGCTACGCCGCCGAGCTGCTCGCCGGCGGCGCGCGGGGGATCGGTTACCTGCTCAAGGAGCGCGTGGCCGACGTCAGGGACTTCCTGTCGGCGCTCGACCGCATCGCGGCGGGGGAGACGGTGCTCGACCCCGAGGTCGTCACCCAGCTCATGGGCGCCAGCCGCCGCGGCGACGCGCTGGCGCTGCTCACGCCGAGGGAGCGCGAGGTGCTGGCCATGATGGCGCAGGGCCGCTCCAACAGCGCCATCGCCGAGACCCTGTTCCTGTCGTACGGGTCGGTGGAGAAGCACGTCACGCAGATCTTCACCAAGCTCGGCCTGGCCCCGTCCGACAACGACCACCGTCGCGTGCTGGCCGTCCTGCGCTACCTCCAGGGGTGA